From Mugil cephalus isolate CIBA_MC_2020 chromosome 4, CIBA_Mcephalus_1.1, whole genome shotgun sequence:
AGGGAGGAATGCCAAGTgtgctgttttaaaataaacaggagcAGCTGAAAGTCTATTGTAGTGGGTCAACAATTTCGCTGAGCtcataaaacagatgaaattgttcattagtttatttatccGGATTTATTAGAGTTTGCGTAATGCTGCAGTAATAACGGTAATGGATTGACGCAGCGCTTAAAGAGTCAAggatgcgtttttttttttttgtaacagtgGGCGTGTTTTCTGCTCTCTAACGGGACGTGCGGAGCAGAATTTGCAATCGGTCGGTTCGTCAGGACCGGATCTTTTTCAGGTccacatctaaaaaaaataaacaaatagaaacaaaaacccGTTTAATACTATTAAATCAGAAGAGAAGTAGTGGATTAGCTGCGCTACGGGCGGAGTTACCGTTCATCTCTGAGTTTGTCAAACTCCCGCACTAGGCATGAAACGCGCCGTTAAATAATTCTGAACGTGATTTTAATCGGACTAGTTTCCATCCAACGACAGGCCTTTGAGTCTTTTAGCTGGATTCAGGACGTTCCGCCATGCAGAGTGAGAAATCCGAGCCGACAGAAATCAAGGGCGCCGAGCGTCTGAGCAGCGGTGAGGCCGAGAAGAAAGCGCTGGTCGTGCAGCCACAAGCTTCCAAAACCAAGGGGATAAGCGCGGTCGCGGTGCTCTGGACGTTTGGGAAATGCCTGGGCGCCCTGCTCCCCGTCTACCTGGCCGGCTACTACCGGGTCAGCACCAGCCTCCTGGTATGTGGCATGATGGTCTACACGGGATGGAAACATGCCCGAGAAGCCAAGGAGGCGCGTCTCAAGTCAGCCATACAGCTGATGGACAACGAGGAGGAGTTCATGTCAAGGAAAGTGTCCAAAATCAAGAGGGACCTTCCCGCATGGGTGAGAGGAGACTGCACAGCTATCACAGCAGTTATTCTATCATTAAAAATATCTTCATATACTAATACACTAGTATTCTTCTTGAAAACACTTTGACCTAGAGTAACCTCACGATATATACAGTAGTGTATCATGATATCATTCAGAGgatttgaacaaacaaaaactataaaaccGGTAAATGTAGATCCTCATTAATACATGCAACCAGGTGTGCATCTATGTATTTTCCATCCTACACTCTGTCCctccacagttttcatttgCAAAGTTTGCTGTGCATGCATTTGGATTTCAAGATCAAACTTGTCCAAAAGCACATGAGTCGATTCTTAGTGcacaaacaatgaaaacatttaagcCTTCCAGACTTTGTGCAGCTGTAACCTAAGGTGACTGGAAAATGTAGTCCTGTAGGCTATTCATGCTTTCGTGTCTGTATGCAAAATGGTGGTCCTGTAAACCCAcatgtgcaaatgtgttttgacaTATACAGACAATGTTTTCAACTCAGAACATTTGGCCCCACCCAAATGAGGTTCCCGAGGCTTTCTATTTCAGTCAGTGATTGCGTGTCTAAACAGAAGACACACGTCTCCTCACTGAGATATGTAAGGACTGTCTCTGAACCTGTTAAAATATGAATGGAGtcaacatttcaaacacttttaatacaaaagtacaaaagaaTCTACATATACCTTGACTTTAATCCAGAGTGAAATCATGTGATATTTGACTAGAAACCTGTTTTATCCACACTTTCCAAGTTTCCTTTTGAAAAACCTAATGAAAGAACATCAACAATGTTACTGCTAACTTTTCCAGAACTGCATCCTTTATGACTGAGTCACTTCCTTatcctgttgtgtgtttaccAGGATCTTTATTCAATTTAAGTACGTGCTTGCATTGTGTATCTTTCCCTCAGGTGAACTTTCCAGATGTTGAGAAGGTTGAGTGGCTGAATAAGGTAAACTATCAtatgtgctttaatgttttgcttcatcttttcatctgcaTGACTGTCCATTCTTCCTGAAGCTCAGCAAACACATGTCTGCCCATTCAATAGCCCAGCTGTTGTGCCGAGTGACACTTGTTGGTGTATGTTAGTAGCTGGTGCTGGTTGATAGACAGTAGTGTTGGTGTTGCAATATTCCAGTAAAGGCCACACCCTCATAAGTGTATCTGCAGATAGCAAGCCCAGTGCCAAAGCACTCAAACCTCTCAAGGTAGAAgatatacataaacataaaagagTAACTTCAGAACTAAAAGACACGTGCTCCTGGTGATGTAACTCTAAGACCAGACCTAGTCCAAGAGAAAACAAGGCTAATTCTATTTGCCCACATGTGGGAAAATAGAATTGTCATTGTTATGTGGGTGAGCACTAATACTCTACACATGCCCCTTGAATGTCCATTTAAAGGGTTCTTTGTGAAAGCAGCTCTTTTCTTACATGTGCTCATTTAGCACCACATCTAGGAATGTCTCAACTTTTCCATTTCGTCGCAGGCGACCCGGCTGAAaaggaaggggtggggggtgggggaggagtTGCTCAGTCCccgaaactaaataaaactgcagCTATCACCCCGCCCCTACCTTCTCCAATCTTCTTGCCTGGAGAAAAGCCActaacaacagaaataaaaatgttcatgcaaACCACGAGATCTGAGACCAGAGAGCAAACAAAGTGGAGATTTGAGATCGGCtactggaggggaggggggggagtaGGTCAGCAGATTCCCTGATTACTCGAGCTTCGTCCTCCACAAGAGCAGGCATCTGATGACTCACTCCCCACTTACGCCAGACTGTGACCACTATAACCAACTTTGGGGTTTTTCACgagcacacaaacagaagtgGCCTCTGCTTTCACATTCTTTCCTAGGGAGAATGGACAGAAGGCCGAATAAGTTTGCAGTCTTAGCATTAATAGTCTGTAAAAAGTGTAAGAAAGAACACTGCTACTGTACACGTAGAGCACAGAATTCCCTATGTAATACAGCAAATAAGATCCCAGACAGCTGAAGAAGCTCGGCTCTCTCCAGCTGTCTCTGTCATTCTCCTCGTACTGCTTATGGAATCCACGGCATCTGATGTAGTTTTGCTGCTAAATAGCCAATATGCCAAAGTTTTCTGTAAGTTCTGTTCCttacaaataaaagaatgttGTCCACGATGGTCCAACAGGTATTACAGCAGGTGTGGCCCTTTGTTGGCCAGTACCTCGAGAAGCTGCTGGTAGAGACCATCGCCCCATCTATCCGGGCATCGAGCACCCACCTACAGACTCTCAGCTTCACCAAGGTGGACATGGGTGACAAGGTGATGGTCACTGAGAGCTTAACTATGCTATAACACTGCCAAAGCCCTGCTGAAGCACATCAATGCAAACCAATGTACTTTCTGTTCATTTCAGGCCATGAAGGTTGTAGGGATCAAGGCCCACACAGAGAATGACAAGGGGCAAGTCCTGCTAGATCTGTATATCAGGTGACCATttattctttgcttttttgAGACACATCTTAAACATCTgccaagtgttttatttttgtagatgACATTTATATTCGTGTATCCTCAGCTACGTTGGAAACGTGGAAATCAACGTTGAAGTGAAAAGGTACTTCTGCAAAGCTGGAGTCAAAGGAATACAGGTGTGTCCTGATGTTAGCTTATAACGTCTTAAACATGGTTAAATCTTGAGGATTAAATGAAATGCTCTGCCTCATTTCACAGAcatactttgtgtgtgtctctgtctttaGCTACATGGGATGATGCGGGTGATTCTGGAGCCTCTGATTGGAGATGTACCCATAGTGGGTGCAGTCACAATGTTTTTCATCCGTCGGCCTGTAGGTCCATCCACACTCACCTCTATTTGTCCTTTTCTTGTTAACCCTCTCAACCCCCACTCCCGCTACTATCAAGTGTCCCAGTATTGCCTCGTATGCTTTTTATTCTATTGATTTCTCAACCGTCCTTATTGATTTGCTGTACATTCTTCTGTCTTATCTCCTCCCAGAAACTAGACATCAACTGGACTGGCCTGACTAATTTGTTGGACGTTCCTGGACTGAAGTGAGTCATGCTCAAATAGCACTTAGCTAACACAGAAAAGTAACCATTTTAATGctttatacagtaaatattaaaGTAGATCCACTATTTCCTCTGAAAATGTTACCTTTGTTACAGTGTCATGTCCGACAGTATGATTATGGATGCCATTGCCTCTTTCTTGGTGCTGCCCAACCGCCTGGTCATCCCTCTGGTTCCTGGCTTGCATGTGGCCCACCTGCGCTCTCCTTTGCCCAGGGTGAAGATTCAGTGTTCTCTTTGCAGATTGAGAATATCACATTAGTTCCCAAGCTCAGAAAGCAACTCCCTTTTTTGCATCAGGGTGTGGTTCGAATCCACCTCCTCGAGGCGCAGCAGCTAGCTGCCAAGGACAACTATGTGAAAGGGGTCATGGCTGGCTTGTCCGACCCGTATGCCATTCTGAGGGTGGGCCCTCAGACCTTCACCTCCCAACACATCGACAACACAGACTCTCCCAAGTGGGGGGAGATGTACgaggtgaggaggaaggagaattTCAAATTCGAGGCATCATcccactgctgtgttttgtcaCTAACGTGTATAATATCATTTAGATTTGACTGTTATCGTGCTGATAGGAAATCATTTGTCATTCATGAGGCCAAAAACATATTCCCTACATACTCCTCAGTCAGTCTTCATGCCCGTATGTGTGTCCTGTACATCAGGTTATAGTCCATGAAGTGCCTGGTcaagagctggaggtggaggtatATGACAAAGACCCAGACCAGGATGATTTCCTGGGCAGGTACATGCACATAATTCACGTCTATTGTGTCttacatttttcacttttcacctGTCACTCGTCACCTTTCACAAAAAAGATTGTAatgttaataatattttttgttacaGAGTTGCTTCAGAATCTGATTTCTGTGCTGATGACCGTCTTTATCTTCATCGCTACatttgctcttttattttctaacaATTCTCCTCCATACAGGACCAAACTGGATTTGGGCATTGTGAAGAAATCCATCGTTGTGGATGATGTAAGTGAAAAGCCGTTATCATCTTAGCCACAGATTAGAACATATTTTTAACCTTAAAtttgtgtctgtggtgtttTCCCAGTGGTTCACTTTGAAGGATACTCCATCTGGACGtattcatttcaaactggaGTGGTTGGCTTTGCTGCCGAACACTGATCGACTTGAGCAGGTTAGAGTCTCACAATTTAAGAGTAAAATTATATGATAATTATATGGTAttatggttgttgttgttgttatgtgttgATCTGCAGTCTTTTTAACAGTAAGCTTAAAAACTAAATGTCTATCTGCAATTCTGGTCCTAGATCCTAAAGAGGAATGAAAGTGTCACCACGAAGACTGCCGATCCCCCTTCTTCAGCCATCTTGGTTGTATATCTGGACAAGGCTGAGGCGCTTCCTGTGAGTCAAATATCTACCCTCACTGTGCCCACATTCGTGCTTCACTCAGAGCTGCATCCTGTCTGTGGTTAAACTGCCAtccgtttctcttttttgttgcCTTGGGCTCCAACCCCATTCACTCTAAAGCCCTGTAGATACATCTATCTAACTTTAAGTAAGCTAGTCAAACACAAATTTCCTACTGTTCTCATTTCCCCTGGTCATATCAAACAAAAAAGGGAATGGCAGTTACAGAAGCGCTGGTGTGAAACCCAATGCTTGTGGTTTTTAACTGTATAGATTTATACTTCCTGATTGTGCCAAGCAGTGTGGCGCTTCCTTTTAGCTATTTGTGCCGTTGCTATGGTAACCTTGTATACACCATTATTCACATCAGCCTCGTGTTGTCAGAATGGCAGATAAGTCTGTTTATCGCTCAGCTCTTGGTTACGGAACGTCATAGCTCGCATGCCTCATCGCGTGTTCATGTTTGTCTCTTAGATGAAGAAGGGAAATAAAGAACCCAATCCTATGGTGCAGTTGTCTGTGCAGGACATCACTAGAGAGAGCAAGGTATTTGCAAGCCAATTAAAATACTGTAGATGTTTTCAGTTATGTCTTTTTGTAAATGCATGATTCTTGTCTTTAGACTTGTTATACAACAGTGAACCCAGAATGGGAGGACGCTTTCACCTTCTTCATCCAAGATCCTCACAAGCAGGACATAGACATTCAGGTAACAGCCCACTCGGTGAAGTACTACTTGCTAAAATGAGTGTGTGTTCCACAATCTTGatcactgctgttgttttggcttTACTTGGGTTAGGTGAAAGATGCTGACCGTGTGCAGACGTTGGGCAGTCTGACCATCCCTTTGTCCCGTCTGCTGTCGAATGCCAATCTCTCTCTGGACCAGTGGTTCCAGCTGGACAACTCGGGACCAGCCAGTCGCATCTATATAAACACAGTTCTCAGGGTAAACAGCAAATTTAGAGAAATAGATAGATGGTGCTCCATTGTCTGTCTATTAAGAGAATAATTATATGAACAAAAGGGTATAATGATAGGCTTAAACTGGAGTTTTGGTCTTTACTCCTCATCTGCCACTTCAACATAGGTCCTGTGGTTAGACGAGGAGCGAATTTCATCTGATGAGTCGTCTAATGTGGCAGCTGGATTGTCCAAGCAGCTGTCCCAGCACTCCTCTCCTCATCCTAGCTTCGCCACAGAGGTAAAACGGAGGACATATTTCGAAACATCTAAGCTTCTCATACATGCTTTGTTTGTTATAAGCACAGCTGTTATAAGCAAGTGTGtaatgtgactttatttttaatgaatggtTTCAGGGGCTACTCCGCATTCACCTGTTGGCAGGACAGAATCTGGTTCCAAAAGATAACCTGATGGGAGGGATGGTGAAAGGCAAGAGCGACCCATACGTCAAGATCAATATTGGGGGCGAAACATTCACAAGTCACGTTATCAAGAGCAATCTCAACCCCACCTGGAATGAGATGTATGAGgtaaaaaaatgctgtgaaatgTAAAAGCAGGATTTGACAGTTTAGTGGTCTggggtgcttttttttttctttattggttttatttatttgtccaactgtttatgttttttttccatttttctttgaaGGGGTTACGCTTTGAATATTGATCCGTGTGCTGCGTTGTATTGGACATCTATCTTTTTTGAGAATGataaaaatatgtgaaacaaaTAATGTCAGGTCTTCTGAAATGTTTTGCCGTGTTTGCCACACAGGTGATTTTAACCCAGCTGCCAGGACAGGAGCTGCATGTTGAGGTGTTTGATAAAGACATGGACATGAAGGATGACTTCATGGGCAGGTAACTGTGTGTCATTTAATTATCACATATGCTGTATGTACTCTAGATGATGTATCCTAATCTAATTTTCGTGACAAACAGGCTGAAGATTAGTCTGAAGGACATCATTGACTCCCAGTACACTGATCAGGTGGGCAGGAGATACATTTCTGACACTCATATCTATGAATGCATCTTAGTCAGCCAGAACACtctcagacatttaaaaaaaatgttttctactACTTTCTCAGTGGTACACTCTCAGTGATGTGAAGTCTGGTCGACTTCACATGGTACTGGAGTGGGTTCCTACATCATCAGAGCCAGACAGACTGGATcaggtcagtggttttaaaatCAAGTCATGCATAAAAGGATACTTTGAGGAGATTTGATTCATATACTTTCCGGTTCTTTCCTCCATCTATAGGTTCTTCACTTCCACTCTAGACAGTCCTACCAGAATAAGGCAGTTCCCTCAGCAGGCTTACTTTTTGTGTATGTGGAGCAGGCAGATGGCTTACCAGTGAGTCTTTTAACACTGCTGTGAAGTAAAAATGAGCAGGAATAACTGTCACATTTTCAGCTCATAATGAATACCAATTTATGCCTCTGTGCAGGtgaagaaaagtggaaaagatCCAAAAGTGGGCGCGGAGATTACTCTTGGAGAAACATCTCGTAAAACTACAGTAAGCCCAGATCATTCTGCGTTTTACGAATTTTGGTGTTAAGTTGGTATTAATTCAAAGAGTGCCAAAGTACTGTATGGGTCAGTGAAGCTGGCTGATACTTGAGTCTTTCCTAAAGGTGTGTGAACGCACAACGTCTCCCCGGTGGAATGAGGCGTTCTGCTTTCTGGTTCAAGACCCCAGAGAGGATATTTTGGTTATTAAGGTGAGTGAGTGTTCGTCCATCATATGGACAGAAATAGTGGCGTTGTTCTATTGTAATTACTCGTCTGGTAACATTCATCATTGTTTTTCCAGTTCTCCCACAGCTGGACTCTGCCCATTGGCTCCCTGGTTGTTCCCATTAGAGAGCTTCTTTCTGAACCAGAGTTGGTTCTGGATCAGTGGTTCCATCTAGATGGAGCTTCACCTGAGAGTCAGGTTCTTCTGAGGACTGAACTCAAGGTAGGATTACCCCTGTCTGTTGAATGATAAACTTAAATGATAATACTTGTCTTTTAAGTTAGTGAATGAGTGTCCTTTTGGTGTATTTCAGCAATACTGTTTCATGCGGCGGTTTACATCTGTATTGTTATAtgcacatcagccacaacattatggaGAAGGCAGGAGAagagaataacattgaccgtcttgtgacaatacaatgttccgggaaacttttggacctggtattcatgtggatgttatgcAGATGTGTACCAATAATATCAACTAATTTACAGATGCTGATTCCCAGCAAATGTCCCGGTGCAGCAGATAGGCCTAATGTCACTTCAAAACCAGACCCTCCCCCTGCTCATCGAAAGCCAGAAACAGACACAGTGCTCAGGTGAGACCGTTCAATATAgtccatttttttgtcattatttcttaaaaatgtctttattctCTTTGGaactttttcaaacatttatagCACTATTTTCACACATATTCTGGATTTTGAACATCATGCTGCTTACATGTGCCTTAAATTTACCCCTGggtaaataaatctgaatttttGTTTTAGGTCAAGTTCAGTCGATGTTCCTCCTGTTGAGACCATTGTCCCCTCAGAGATTTTGCATGAAGATAACGTTAACGTAAAGGAAAAGACAGCTGACGTGGCTGAAGAAAAGGTGGAGGAACCACCGGCTCCCGCCATAACACAGCCTCGTCATACCTCTCCAGACATCAGCTTTGCCAGTGAGGTAACATAGTGCAAAATAGTGATCTGTAGCAGCAGTCACATCCACCTCCCATTGAATAAAAAGCAATATAAAGCTAAATATCCACCCTCCTTACTTGCAGGGGCTGCTGAGAATCATCCTGCTGGAGGCCCAGAGTCTGGTTGCCAAAGATAACATGATGGGTGGTATGGTGAAGGGCAAGAGTGACCCCTACGCCAAGATCACTGTCGGAGAGGTTGTGTTTAAGAGTCATGTGGTCAAGGAGAATCTCAACCCAATCTGGAATGAGATGTATGAGGTGTGTTTGAAGAGACAGATCATTTGAGACTGAAGGCTCGTCTAGGATATTATTGTTACATAGTTGCACAAAGCCTTTCCTTGATgcgttccatctttattgatacAATAGAAATCAATTTCAAATATTGCATTGATGGAGAATCAGCTGGAAATATTAAAGCGGAAACAtttactaccaagtggaccccCACAGTTCTTGCACTCTGAGTTGTCATGGCAGTAGTTAAATTTCTGCAGAGGTGCAGGTGGTCACGGTCAGCGAATGCTTTGCACTGTTGCCGTAGCTACAGGGTTAAATTAATGTAGAAGCCTAAACTGCCTATGAGTGTTAAATTTCTCATTATCATGTTATGATGACTGTTGATGTTCCCTCAGGTGGTGCTGAGGCCTCAGTCTGGACAGGAGGTGCAGGTGGAGCTGTATGACAAAGACATGGACAAAGATGATTTCCTGGGCAGGTGAGGCCTAATTCACTTCACTTCATCTTCTGTAAATGCATGTGTTTACTAGTATGTTTAGTAGTAGTGTTTACTGTATGTGATGATATTCTTTAATTTACTGTTTCTAAACTGATAATCAGTGTTGCTGCAGTTTAACAACTTAAAAACTAtttcctgacaaaaaaaaatacagtgggCTGCATCAGaatttgttcccttttttttgaaagacttttattcatttaaaacattttatattgtGTGCTTGACTGATGTCCTTGTCCATGTGTGCATTTTCTTCCTCAATGTTAACAGAGTCAAGATCAGCGTGGCAGATGTAATCAGTTCTCAGCTCAAAGATGAGGTTGGTATCCTGTCTATTCTGTGTCTACATGTATTCCCCTGGTGTAATTTTATGCTGTGATTCAGTGAATGAACACCTCTGTTCCAGTGGTACACGTTGAATGATGTGAAGTCCGGTCGTGTCCGTCTGATACTGGAGTGGGTTCCGGCTGTGTCCCATAATGACACCTTGGACCAAGTCAGTGCAATTTATATCGTTTGCTAAGGTTTCTTCTCTTATTCATTTAGAATAGTCATTCCTTCCCCCACAACTGCATCATTCTCCTTTTGTGCTGATTCACGGCCCTCATATCACTGCTGAGTCACTCTAATGTCCTTTTCATTGGACTCTTTGCTGCAGGTGATGCAGCTGCGGCGTCTCCAGTCCTACCAGAACAAAGCTGTTCCCTCTGCAGCACTGCTTTTTGTTTATGTAGACAGAGCACACTCATTGCCTGTGAGTACCTTGTCATTTTGCGCGCTGGAGAACACTGTAATAAGCTTGTTATCGTAAAAGATAATTCTAGCATTGTAAACCTGGGCTCTATTTTCCCATCTTATTGTGTCTACATATTTAATAGGCACCAAAATGAGTCCTTGGCTATCACCAGACGTCTGAGATGGGGCATGTGTCCACAGTCACCTTAAAGGGCTTGCTCAGATTATTTTAAGTGTCGCAGTATTATGGAAGGGGTTGATAGAGAGCTCGCTGAGCGCTGGTagaccacaacattatgactactgacaggagaagaaataacattggccatcttcattcattcatgtggatgttacttagacatgtatcacccacctagaccagaccagacacccccaccccatagtgatgacactccttgatggcagtagccatccccaacaggatgcagcctgacacacacacacaaaaatggtttaggaacaactcagaaaacatgaatatCAAGCACatttggcctccaaattcactagatcccaaactgatcaaatatctgtgggatgatccacaacccataggacccaaaggccccccactaacagcatctgttaccagacaccacaggactcctGTAGGgagtcctaatattgtgcaggaaACAACCAGGTAACTCAACCAGGAAACTTGTGCCTTGATCAGAGTAAGAGGGAGCCTT
This genomic window contains:
- the esyt1b gene encoding extended synaptotagmin-1 — encoded protein: MQSEKSEPTEIKGAERLSSGEAEKKALVVQPQASKTKGISAVAVLWTFGKCLGALLPVYLAGYYRVSTSLLVCGMMVYTGWKHAREAKEARLKSAIQLMDNEEEFMSRKVSKIKRDLPAWVNFPDVEKVEWLNKVLQQVWPFVGQYLEKLLVETIAPSIRASSTHLQTLSFTKVDMGDKAMKVVGIKAHTENDKGQVLLDLYISYVGNVEINVEVKRYFCKAGVKGIQLHGMMRVILEPLIGDVPIVGAVTMFFIRRPKLDINWTGLTNLLDVPGLNVMSDSMIMDAIASFLVLPNRLVIPLVPGLHVAHLRSPLPRGVVRIHLLEAQQLAAKDNYVKGVMAGLSDPYAILRVGPQTFTSQHIDNTDSPKWGEMYEVIVHEVPGQELEVEVYDKDPDQDDFLGRTKLDLGIVKKSIVVDDWFTLKDTPSGRIHFKLEWLALLPNTDRLEQILKRNESVTTKTADPPSSAILVVYLDKAEALPMKKGNKEPNPMVQLSVQDITRESKTCYTTVNPEWEDAFTFFIQDPHKQDIDIQVKDADRVQTLGSLTIPLSRLLSNANLSLDQWFQLDNSGPASRIYINTVLRVLWLDEERISSDESSNVAAGLSKQLSQHSSPHPSFATEGLLRIHLLAGQNLVPKDNLMGGMVKGKSDPYVKINIGGETFTSHVIKSNLNPTWNEMYEVILTQLPGQELHVEVFDKDMDMKDDFMGRLKISLKDIIDSQYTDQWYTLSDVKSGRLHMVLEWVPTSSEPDRLDQVLHFHSRQSYQNKAVPSAGLLFVYVEQADGLPVKKSGKDPKVGAEITLGETSRKTTVCERTTSPRWNEAFCFLVQDPREDILVIKFSHSWTLPIGSLVVPIRELLSEPELVLDQWFHLDGASPESQVLLRTELKMLIPSKCPGAADRPNVTSKPDPPPAHRKPETDTVLRSSSVDVPPVETIVPSEILHEDNVNVKEKTADVAEEKVEEPPAPAITQPRHTSPDISFASEGLLRIILLEAQSLVAKDNMMGGMVKGKSDPYAKITVGEVVFKSHVVKENLNPIWNEMYEVVLRPQSGQEVQVELYDKDMDKDDFLGRVKISVADVISSQLKDEWYTLNDVKSGRVRLILEWVPAVSHNDTLDQVMQLRRLQSYQNKAVPSAALLFVYVDRAHSLPFKKSGKEPKAGAELVFGGTSYKTKVCDRSRSPQWNEAFHFLVHDPREEMLILKLSSAWDQPMGSLVVPVRELLSEPQLVLDQWMHLDGALPESEILLRAELKILDSRMTEAPQPTATEPKKEEMITTTTKTLKAASEEPKISELPEHESVAVSKQPEAPEADPAPATEKTTAAEPAATQTTLDMIPAAAALVEESTGADGDFTQQHTAGREDFDLLQKKSAGLDDLAHATVTGLPADTVKPAEITEVPKASQVLPPHTTPSQDFGKEGLLRIHLLEAQNLVAKDNLMGGMVKGKSDPYVKINVGGVNFKSHVIKENLNPTWNEMYEVVLRGHSVQEIKLEAFDKDLDSDDFLGRFSVKLNEVIRSQYTDQWYTLNDVKSGRVHLILEWVPTVSSSGRLDQVLQLQSLQSFQNKAIPSAALLFVHIEAAHSLPLKKSGKEPKAGAELVLGETTYKTKLCERTSSPQWNESFYFLVHDPKRQMLVVKLSSGWDQPMGSLVITVRELLAEPQLVLDQQFHLDGALPDSQILLRAELKVLDSKMVDMISAGTVPCGSGNGQVKLSLSYASQERKLTVIIHACRGLLSQSKDGIDSYVSLMLLPDKSKATKRKTAVKKKDLNPEYNERFEYDLPAEETRFRCLSVSVKNNSASFRSRDVIGQAQIELAQIDLKSGVTEWFTLRDEAE